In Irregularibacter muris, the genomic stretch TCATTGCCATCAACAAGGATGATTCAGCCCCCATATTTGAAGTAGCAGATTATGGAATTGTGGGGGATGCAACGAAAATCCTTCCCATACTTACGGAAAAGATTAAAGTAGAAATGGATGCTAAAAATTAACCACAAAGGGACAAGGGGATAGGTAGGTACCTTATCCCCTTCTTCAATTTATCTATAAAAAGTGATTACTTTATTTTTAGGGGGATAGAAAATGGATTTTCAGAGGGAATATCAAGACAAATTAGTGACAGCAAAGGAAGCAGTAAGGATCATTCAATCTGGAGATTGGGTAGATTATGGTTGGACTACAGGAACTCCTGTAGCGTTGGACAAGGCCTTAGCTGATCGGTCAGAAGAACTTACTGACGTAAAGCTACGGGGAGGAATTCTACTAAGGGTTCCTGAGGTATTTAAAGTTAAAGATGTGGCACAGCATTTTACCTGGAACTCCTGGCATATGTCAGGTATAGAAAGAAAGGCAATAGATCAGGGCTTTGCCTATTATAGTCCTATCAGATATTCAGAATTGCCTAGATACTATAGGGAGTCCTCTTGTCCCAATAATGTAGCTATGTTTCAAGTAGCTCCTATGGATAAGCATGGATATTTTAATTTTGGACCTAATGCCTCCCATATGATGGCGGTTTGCGAAACTTCCAAAAAGATCATTGTGGAAGTCAATAAAAATATGCCCCGTTGTCTTGGGGGTTTTGAAAATAGCATTCATATTTCCAAGGTAGAGTACATTGTAGAAGGAGACCATCCTTCCATTGGTGAATTAGGAGGGGCAAAAGCTACTGAAATAGACAAACAAGTAGCTCAGCTCATTGTGGAAGATATCCCCAATGGAGCATGTTTACAATTGGGGATTGGAGGTATGCCCAATGCAGTAGGCTCTCTTATTGCCCAATCGGATTTAAAGGATTTAGGAGTGCATACTGAAATGTATGTAGATGCCTTTGTGGACATTGCAAAGGAAGGGAAAATCAATGGATCCCAAAAGTCTATTGACCGATTCCGTCAAACCTATGCCTTTGGGGCAGGGACAAAAAAACTATATGATTATATCGATAATAATCCAGAAGCCATGAGTGCTCCAGTAGATTACACCAATGATGTAAGAGTGATTTCCTCTATTGATCAGTTTATTTCCATTAACAATGCAGTGGAGGTGGATTTATTTGGTCAAGTCAATTCAGAATCCGTAGGGATAAAGCATATCAGTGGTGCAGGAGGACAATTGGATTTTGTCTTGGGTGCTTATCTATCTAAGGGGGGCAAGAGCTTTATCTGCTGTTCATCAAGCTTTACCACAAAGGATGGCACAGTAAAGTCTAGACTTGTGCCAACTCTAGCACCAGGATCTATTATCACGGATACTAGAGCAAACATTCACTATTTGGTTACAGAATACGGTAAAGTAAATTTAAAGGGATTATCTACATGGCAAAAATGTGAAGCCATCATTTCCATTGCCCATCCTGATTTTAGAGAGGAATTAATTAAAGAAGCTGAAAAAATGAAAATTTGGAGAAAAAGCAATAAATGATCCGATAGGGAATAGACTGGTCAGATATCCTTAGAAGAAACAGGTACATACTTGTTTTTGATGCCTAATTTAAAAAATGTTAATAAACACAAGAAAGGATGTATTATAGATCTATAATACATCCTTTCTTTATGGAATTTTTGTTCGTATAATAAGAAAAATACGTCGTAAGCATGCCCCTATCCATTAATCTCAGCCGCTGGGGGAGTTAAATTCCGATTTGCTCATGTTTGAGCCCAAGAGTTTGTAAATTCGCTATATAGGTAGCGTCAAAAACTCGCTACGCTCAGACACTTGACTTAAAGCCCCTATATAGCTTCATTAACAAACTCTAAGTCTCTTCACAAAGCAAAATCTCCATTTAACTCCCCCAGCTGACACATAAATAGTGCGTCGTAAAAAGTGACTGTCATGCTGAAGGAAACAAAGCATCTTATGTTTGTCTTTTGGGTCTAAGATCCTTCGTTAACGTTCAGGATGACAAGCCTTTTTATAACGCACTGTTTGCAGGTCAGCTGGATTAGTTAAATGGAGACTTGACGTAGTGTAAGGGTTTAGAGTTTGTTAATGTAGCTGGAAGCGTTTTAAGTCAAGTGTTTGAGCAAAGCGAGTTTTTGACGCTGCTGAAAGCAAATTTTACAAACTCTTACCCCAAACGTAGCAAGTCGGAATTTAACTAATCCAGCTGTTCCTATCATGAAAAGAAGGGCAGTCTACGACGTATTTTTCTCCTACTACGCCACAAAATATAAATATTATTTGTTGATGCTGATTTCTAGGCGTCTTAATATATAATAGATCAAATATGCTGTTATGACTGGTGCAATCACACTAATAAAACTTATTCCAAAACCATTTTTATGAATGGTTAAAACTTTTAATACATCTACATCGAAGATATATCCAATGATATTATAAATAATAAAAATGATTAGAAAGGTGATAAAAGTAAACTTATCTTTGTTGTTCATGTGATTCCCCCTTATAGTTTTTTAGTCTTTATGTCATGCTTTTTTCACAAATATTCAATAAATTACAACTATAGTATACCAATATTCCCCTTATTATTGTATATTTTTGTAAATATCTACAGAACTAAATTTGACTTATTATTCATACTA encodes the following:
- a CDS encoding butyryl-CoA:acetate CoA-transferase, which produces MDFQREYQDKLVTAKEAVRIIQSGDWVDYGWTTGTPVALDKALADRSEELTDVKLRGGILLRVPEVFKVKDVAQHFTWNSWHMSGIERKAIDQGFAYYSPIRYSELPRYYRESSCPNNVAMFQVAPMDKHGYFNFGPNASHMMAVCETSKKIIVEVNKNMPRCLGGFENSIHISKVEYIVEGDHPSIGELGGAKATEIDKQVAQLIVEDIPNGACLQLGIGGMPNAVGSLIAQSDLKDLGVHTEMYVDAFVDIAKEGKINGSQKSIDRFRQTYAFGAGTKKLYDYIDNNPEAMSAPVDYTNDVRVISSIDQFISINNAVEVDLFGQVNSESVGIKHISGAGGQLDFVLGAYLSKGGKSFICCSSSFTTKDGTVKSRLVPTLAPGSIITDTRANIHYLVTEYGKVNLKGLSTWQKCEAIISIAHPDFREELIKEAEKMKIWRKSNK